A genomic region of Brienomyrus brachyistius isolate T26 chromosome 6, BBRACH_0.4, whole genome shotgun sequence contains the following coding sequences:
- the srpk3 gene encoding SRSF protein kinase 3 isoform X5: MISMNVPSGNHNPQSKYGKKHKKKSKKHRRAADVDISSLELQPQSSNNIDEVHILTLHRHPAATRTPSPPLLHLSQSPPDLQPAVLFSPSIPIPLVPTNQASSYSETSPTSGSHPVTALSSSIPIPQTKQPIPSSGTPPSPEFYPSTPLFPSRPILQIPVKRLNPVSKTPPIPDLHPPAIVSPSIHTPQTPTKQLNEASQTPPIPDLHPPATVSPSIPTSQTPTKQLNQASKTPPIPDLHPPSTVSPSTPTPETQTKQLNQVSKTPPIPDLHPPAIVSPSTPTPQTPTKQLNQGSKTPPITDLHPPSAVSPSIPTSQTPTKQLNQTSKTPPIPDLHPPAIVSPSTPTPQTPTKQLNQGSKTPPIPDFFPSSMVSPSIPTPQISAEQLNQPSETPLSLDLHPAAPLFPSTPTLRATTRPPTTPSETPPSLDLQPTAPLCPSIPVPRIPSKQPPPSSEAPPTSDSPSLCVLPDQFTIPPTPSVTSAKAPPSQALSPPPPEYTPPPPELLGSDDEEQEDPTDYCRGGYYPVKIGDLFNGRYHVVRKLGWGHFSTVWLCWDLQRKRFVALKIVKSAQHYTETALDEIKLLKCVRDSDPTDPKRETIVQLIDDFKISGIHGVHVCMVLEVLGHQLLKWIIKSNYMGLPLVCVKSILRQVLQGLDYLHTKCKIIHTDIKPENILLEVDEVYVRRLAAEATIWQQAGAPPPSGSSVSTAPREKQTGKVSKNKKKKLKRKEKKQQKLLEERLLDLQRMEELASTSPPWGRGVAPQEGTEPDRQDTHLSPGPLCTENGNGSSYGSGPAVAPSKASPEWLSSGVGDMRFSSPGSGLSGSILSRTSESALSTLSGYSTERDSHRSLLSPHMFSAADFLVNPLEPQNADKIRIKIADLGNACWVHKHFTEDIQTRQYRALEVLIGAEYGPPADIWSTACMAFELATGDYLFEPHSGEEYTRDEDHIAHIVELLGPIPPHFALSGRYSREYFNRRGHLRHISSLKPWGLFEVLLEKYEWPLEQAAQFSDFLLTMLDFIPEKRATAAQCLRHPWLSS; this comes from the exons ATGATATCGATGAACG TCCCCAGTGGTAATCACAACCCGCAGAGCAAATACGGCAAGAAGCACAAAAAGAAGAGCAAGAAGCACCGCAGAGCGGCAGACGTGGACATCTCCAGCTTGGAGCTGCA GCCTCAGAGTTCCAACAACATAGACGAAGTTCATATCCTCACGCTTCACAGGCATCCTGCTGCAACCAGGACGCCTTCACCTCCACTGCTTCATCTTTCTCAAAGTCCTCCTGACCTTCAGCCTGCTGTGCTATTTTCACCATCCATACCCATACCACTCGTTCCCACCAATCAGGCATCGTCCTACTCAGAAACTTCACCCACATCTGGCTCTCATCCTGTTACTGCACTTTCCTCCTCCATACCCATACCACAAACTAAGCAACCAATACCATCCTCAGGAACTCCACCCTCTCCTGAATTTTATCCCTCTACTCCTCTTTTCCCATCCAGACCCATATTACAGATCCCAGTCAAAAGGCTAAATCCAGTCTCAAAAACTCCACCCATACCTGATCTTCATCCTCCTGCTATAGTCTCCCCATCTATACATACACCCCAAACcccaaccaaacagctgaatgAAGCTTCACAAACTCCACCCATACCTGATCTTCATCCTCCTGCTACAGTCTCCCCATCTATACCTACATCCCAAACcccaaccaaacagctgaatcAAGCCTCAAAAACTCCACCTATACCTGATCTTCATCCTCCTTCTACAGTCTCCCCATCTACACCTACACCAGAAACCCAAACCAAACAGCTGAATCAAGTCTCAAAAACTCCACCCATACCTGATCTTCATCCTCCTGCTATAGTCTCCCCATCTACACCTACACCCCAAACcccaaccaaacagctgaatcAAGGTTCCAAAACTCCACCCATAA CTGATCTTCATCCTCCTTCTGCAGTCTCCCCATCTATACCTACATCCCAAACcccaaccaaacagctgaatcAAACCTCAAAAACTCCACCCATACCTGATCTTCATCCTCCTGCTATAGTCTCCCCATCTACACCTACACCCCAAACcccaaccaaacagctgaatcAAGGCTCAAAAACTCCACCCATACCTGACTTTTTTCCTTCCAGTATGGTCTCTCCATCTATACCCACACCACAAATTTCAGccgaacagctgaatcaacCTTCAGAAACTCCTCTTTCTCTTGACCTTCATCCTGCCGCTCCACTTTTTCCATCCACTCCCACACTACGGGCCACAACCAGACCGCCAACAACCCCATCGGAAACCCCACCCTCTTTAGACCTTCAGCCCACTGCTCCACTCTGCCCATCTATACCTGTACCAAGGATCCCAAGCAAACAGCCGCCACCTTCATCAGAAGCTCCACCCACTTCTGATAGCCCTTCTCTGTGTGTGCTTCCTGATCAGTTCACTATCCCTCCCACACCATCTGTCACCTCAGCCAAAGCCCCCCCATCACAGGCCCTCAGCCCTCCACCGCCCGAATACACTCCACCCCCTCCAGAGCTCCTGGGTTCAGATGATGAGGAACAGGAAGACCCTACTGATTACTGCAGAG GTGGGTATTATCCAGTGAAGATAGGAGACCTGTTCAATGGGCGGTACCATGTTGTCAGGAAGCTGGGCTGGGGACACTTCTCCACCGTCTGGCTGTGCTGGGACCTCCA gaggAAGCGATTCGTGGCCCTCAAGATCGTGAAAAGCGCTCAGCATTACACGGAAACAGCTCTGGATGAGATCAAACTGCTGAAATGC GTGCGAGACAGCGACCCCACTGACCCTAAACGAGAGACTATAGTACAGCTGATTGATGACTTCAAGATATCTGGCATTCACGGTGTTC ACGTTTGCATGGTTCTGGAGGTTCTTGGCCACCAGTTACTGAAATGGATCATCAAGTCCAACTACATGGGCTTGCCCCTGGTCTGCGTGAAGAGCATACTCCGCCAG GTCCTGCAGGGTTTGGATTACCTCCACACCAAATGCAAGATTATCCACACAGACATCAAGCCAGAGAACATCCTACTAGAAGTAGATGAGGTGTACGTCCGGAGGCTGGCCGCCGAGGCCACCATCTGGCAGCAGGCCGGAGCACCACCCCCCTCCGGCTCCTCTG TTAGCACCGCCCCCAGGGAGAAGCAG ACAGGCAAGGTCTCTAAGAACAAGAAGAAGAAGCTGAAACGCAAggaaaagaagcagcagaagctgCTGGAGGAGAGGCTGCTGGACCTTCAGAGGATGGAGGAGCTGGCCAGCACGTCGCCCCCTTGGGGACGGGGGGTCGCACCGCAGGAGGGCACTGAACCCGACAGACAGGATACGCATT TGTCCCCAGGCCCATTGTGTACAGAGAATGGGAACGGGAGCAGCTATGGCAGTGGGCCGGCAGTGGCTCCCAGTAAGGCCAGCCCGGAGTGGCTGTCCTCAGGGGTGGGGGACATGCGCTTTTCCAGCCCCGGCTCCGGCCTGTCCGGCTCCATCCTGTCCCGCACCTCAGAGTCGGCCCTCTCCACACTGTCAGGATACTCCACTGAGAGAGACAGCCATCGCTCACTGCTCTCCCCACACA TGTTTAGTGCAGCGGATTTCCTGGTCAATCCCTTAGAGCCGCAGAACGCGGATAAGATCCGCATCAAGATAGCTGACCTGGGCAACGCTTGCTGGGTG CACAAACATTTCACAGAGGACATCCAGACTCGACAGTACCGTGCACTGGAGGTCTTGATCGGTGCTGAATATGGTCCCCCAGCTGACATCTGGAGTACCGCCTGTATG GCGTTTGAGCTGGCCACCGGGGACTACCTGttcgaacctcactcaggaGAAGAATACACGCGAGATGAAG ATCATATTGCCCACATAGTTGAGTTGCTAGGACCCATTCCACCCCATTTTGCCCTCTCCGGACGATATTCCCGGGAATACTTCAATCGCAGAG GCCACCTGCGGCACATCTCCAGCCTGAAGCCATGGGGTCTCTTTGAGGTGCTGCTGGAGAAATACGAGTGGCCCCTGGAGCAGGCGGCCCAGTTCAGTGACTTCCTCCTCACCATGCTGGACTTCATCCCCGAGAAGCGGGCCACTGCTGCCCAGTGCCTGCGGCACCCCTGGCTCAGCTCTTAG
- the srpk3 gene encoding SRSF protein kinase 3 isoform X3: protein MISMNVPSGNHNPQSKYGKKHKKKSKKHRRAADVDISSLELQPQSSNNIDEVHILTLHRHPAATRTPSPPLLHLSQSPPDLQPAVLFSPSIPIPLVPTNQASSYSETSPTSGSHPVTALSSSIPIPQTKQPIPSSGTPPSPEFYPSTPLFPSRPILQIPVKRLNPVSKTPPIPDLHPPAIVSPSIHTPQTPTKQLNEASQTPPIPDLHPPATVSPSIPTSQTPTKQLNQASKTPPIPDLHPPAIVSPSTPTPQTPTKQLNQGSKTPPITDLHPPATVSPSTPTPETQTKQLNQVSKTPPIPDLHPPAIVSPSTPTPQTPTKQLNEASQTPPIPDLHPPSAVSPSIPTSQTPTKQLNQTSKTPPIPDLHPPAIVSPSTPTPQTPTKQLNQGSKTPPIPDFFPSSMVSPSIPTPQISAEQLNQPSETPLSLDLHPAAPLFPSTPTLRATTRPPTTPSETPPSLDLQPTAPLCPSIPVPRIPSKQPPPSSEAPPTSDSPSLCVLPDQFTIPPTPSVTSAKAPPSQALSPPPPEYTPPPPELLGSDDEEQEDPTDYCRGGYYPVKIGDLFNGRYHVVRKLGWGHFSTVWLCWDLQRKRFVALKIVKSAQHYTETALDEIKLLKCVRDSDPTDPKRETIVQLIDDFKISGIHGVHVCMVLEVLGHQLLKWIIKSNYMGLPLVCVKSILRQVLQGLDYLHTKCKIIHTDIKPENILLEVDEVYVRRLAAEATIWQQAGAPPPSGSSVSTAPREKQTGKVSKNKKKKLKRKEKKQQKLLEERLLDLQRMEELASTSPPWGRGVAPQEGTEPDRQDTHLSPGPLCTENGNGSSYGSGPAVAPSKASPEWLSSGVGDMRFSSPGSGLSGSILSRTSESALSTLSGYSTERDSHRSLLSPHMFSAADFLVNPLEPQNADKIRIKIADLGNACWVHKHFTEDIQTRQYRALEVLIGAEYGPPADIWSTACMAFELATGDYLFEPHSGEEYTRDEDHIAHIVELLGPIPPHFALSGRYSREYFNRRGHLRHISSLKPWGLFEVLLEKYEWPLEQAAQFSDFLLTMLDFIPEKRATAAQCLRHPWLSS, encoded by the exons ATGATATCGATGAACG TCCCCAGTGGTAATCACAACCCGCAGAGCAAATACGGCAAGAAGCACAAAAAGAAGAGCAAGAAGCACCGCAGAGCGGCAGACGTGGACATCTCCAGCTTGGAGCTGCA GCCTCAGAGTTCCAACAACATAGACGAAGTTCATATCCTCACGCTTCACAGGCATCCTGCTGCAACCAGGACGCCTTCACCTCCACTGCTTCATCTTTCTCAAAGTCCTCCTGACCTTCAGCCTGCTGTGCTATTTTCACCATCCATACCCATACCACTCGTTCCCACCAATCAGGCATCGTCCTACTCAGAAACTTCACCCACATCTGGCTCTCATCCTGTTACTGCACTTTCCTCCTCCATACCCATACCACAAACTAAGCAACCAATACCATCCTCAGGAACTCCACCCTCTCCTGAATTTTATCCCTCTACTCCTCTTTTCCCATCCAGACCCATATTACAGATCCCAGTCAAAAGGCTAAATCCAGTCTCAAAAACTCCACCCATACCTGATCTTCATCCTCCTGCTATAGTCTCCCCATCTATACATACACCCCAAACcccaaccaaacagctgaatgAAGCTTCACAAACTCCACCCATACCTGATCTTCATCCTCCTGCTACAGTCTCCCCATCTATACCTACATCCCAAACcccaaccaaacagctgaatcAAGCCTCAAAAACTCCAC CCATACCTGATCTTCATCCTCCTGCTATAGTCTCCCCATCTACACCTACACCCCAAACcccaaccaaacagctgaatcAAGGTTCCAAAACTCCACCCATAACTGATCTTCATCCTCCTGCTACAGTCTCCCCATCTACACCTACACCAGAAACCCAAACCAAACAGCTGAATCAAGTCTCAAAAACTCCACCTATACCTGATCTTCATCCTCCTGCTATAGTCTCCCCATCTACACCTACACCCCAAACcccaaccaaacagctgaatgAAGCTTCACAAACTCCACCCATACCTGATCTTCATCCTCCTTCTGCAGTCTCCCCATCTATACCTACATCCCAAACcccaaccaaacagctgaatcAAACCTCAAAAACTCCACCCATACCTGATCTTCATCCTCCTGCTATAGTCTCCCCATCTACACCTACACCCCAAACcccaaccaaacagctgaatcAAGGCTCAAAAACTCCACCCATACCTGACTTTTTTCCTTCCAGTATGGTCTCTCCATCTATACCCACACCACAAATTTCAGccgaacagctgaatcaacCTTCAGAAACTCCTCTTTCTCTTGACCTTCATCCTGCCGCTCCACTTTTTCCATCCACTCCCACACTACGGGCCACAACCAGACCGCCAACAACCCCATCGGAAACCCCACCCTCTTTAGACCTTCAGCCCACTGCTCCACTCTGCCCATCTATACCTGTACCAAGGATCCCAAGCAAACAGCCGCCACCTTCATCAGAAGCTCCACCCACTTCTGATAGCCCTTCTCTGTGTGTGCTTCCTGATCAGTTCACTATCCCTCCCACACCATCTGTCACCTCAGCCAAAGCCCCCCCATCACAGGCCCTCAGCCCTCCACCGCCCGAATACACTCCACCCCCTCCAGAGCTCCTGGGTTCAGATGATGAGGAACAGGAAGACCCTACTGATTACTGCAGAG GTGGGTATTATCCAGTGAAGATAGGAGACCTGTTCAATGGGCGGTACCATGTTGTCAGGAAGCTGGGCTGGGGACACTTCTCCACCGTCTGGCTGTGCTGGGACCTCCA gaggAAGCGATTCGTGGCCCTCAAGATCGTGAAAAGCGCTCAGCATTACACGGAAACAGCTCTGGATGAGATCAAACTGCTGAAATGC GTGCGAGACAGCGACCCCACTGACCCTAAACGAGAGACTATAGTACAGCTGATTGATGACTTCAAGATATCTGGCATTCACGGTGTTC ACGTTTGCATGGTTCTGGAGGTTCTTGGCCACCAGTTACTGAAATGGATCATCAAGTCCAACTACATGGGCTTGCCCCTGGTCTGCGTGAAGAGCATACTCCGCCAG GTCCTGCAGGGTTTGGATTACCTCCACACCAAATGCAAGATTATCCACACAGACATCAAGCCAGAGAACATCCTACTAGAAGTAGATGAGGTGTACGTCCGGAGGCTGGCCGCCGAGGCCACCATCTGGCAGCAGGCCGGAGCACCACCCCCCTCCGGCTCCTCTG TTAGCACCGCCCCCAGGGAGAAGCAG ACAGGCAAGGTCTCTAAGAACAAGAAGAAGAAGCTGAAACGCAAggaaaagaagcagcagaagctgCTGGAGGAGAGGCTGCTGGACCTTCAGAGGATGGAGGAGCTGGCCAGCACGTCGCCCCCTTGGGGACGGGGGGTCGCACCGCAGGAGGGCACTGAACCCGACAGACAGGATACGCATT TGTCCCCAGGCCCATTGTGTACAGAGAATGGGAACGGGAGCAGCTATGGCAGTGGGCCGGCAGTGGCTCCCAGTAAGGCCAGCCCGGAGTGGCTGTCCTCAGGGGTGGGGGACATGCGCTTTTCCAGCCCCGGCTCCGGCCTGTCCGGCTCCATCCTGTCCCGCACCTCAGAGTCGGCCCTCTCCACACTGTCAGGATACTCCACTGAGAGAGACAGCCATCGCTCACTGCTCTCCCCACACA TGTTTAGTGCAGCGGATTTCCTGGTCAATCCCTTAGAGCCGCAGAACGCGGATAAGATCCGCATCAAGATAGCTGACCTGGGCAACGCTTGCTGGGTG CACAAACATTTCACAGAGGACATCCAGACTCGACAGTACCGTGCACTGGAGGTCTTGATCGGTGCTGAATATGGTCCCCCAGCTGACATCTGGAGTACCGCCTGTATG GCGTTTGAGCTGGCCACCGGGGACTACCTGttcgaacctcactcaggaGAAGAATACACGCGAGATGAAG ATCATATTGCCCACATAGTTGAGTTGCTAGGACCCATTCCACCCCATTTTGCCCTCTCCGGACGATATTCCCGGGAATACTTCAATCGCAGAG GCCACCTGCGGCACATCTCCAGCCTGAAGCCATGGGGTCTCTTTGAGGTGCTGCTGGAGAAATACGAGTGGCCCCTGGAGCAGGCGGCCCAGTTCAGTGACTTCCTCCTCACCATGCTGGACTTCATCCCCGAGAAGCGGGCCACTGCTGCCCAGTGCCTGCGGCACCCCTGGCTCAGCTCTTAG
- the srpk3 gene encoding SRSF protein kinase 3 isoform X6 — translation MISMNVPSGNHNPQSKYGKKHKKKSKKHRRAADVDISSLELQPQSSNNIDEVHILTLHRHPAATRTPSPPLLHLSQSPPDLQPAVLFSPSIPIPLVPTNQASSYSETSPTSGSHPVTALSSSIPIPQTKQPIPSSGTPPSPEFYPSTPLFPSRPILQIPVKRLNPVSKTPPIPDLHPPAIVSPSIHTPQTPTKQLNEASQTPPIPDLHPPATVSPSIPTSQTPTKQLNQASKTPPIPDLHPPAIVSPSTPTPQTPTKQLNQGSKTPPIPDFFPSSMVSPSIPTPQISAEQLNQPSETPLSLDLHPAAPLFPSTPTLRATTRPPTTPSETPPSLDLQPTAPLCPSIPVPRIPSKQPPPSSEAPPTSDSPSLCVLPDQFTIPPTPSVTSAKAPPSQALSPPPPEYTPPPPELLGSDDEEQEDPTDYCRGGYYPVKIGDLFNGRYHVVRKLGWGHFSTVWLCWDLQRKRFVALKIVKSAQHYTETALDEIKLLKCVRDSDPTDPKRETIVQLIDDFKISGIHGVHVCMVLEVLGHQLLKWIIKSNYMGLPLVCVKSILRQVLQGLDYLHTKCKIIHTDIKPENILLEVDEVYVRRLAAEATIWQQAGAPPPSGSSVSTAPREKQTGKVSKNKKKKLKRKEKKQQKLLEERLLDLQRMEELASTSPPWGRGVAPQEGTEPDRQDTHLSPGPLCTENGNGSSYGSGPAVAPSKASPEWLSSGVGDMRFSSPGSGLSGSILSRTSESALSTLSGYSTERDSHRSLLSPHMFSAADFLVNPLEPQNADKIRIKIADLGNACWVHKHFTEDIQTRQYRALEVLIGAEYGPPADIWSTACMAFELATGDYLFEPHSGEEYTRDEDHIAHIVELLGPIPPHFALSGRYSREYFNRRGHLRHISSLKPWGLFEVLLEKYEWPLEQAAQFSDFLLTMLDFIPEKRATAAQCLRHPWLSS, via the exons ATGATATCGATGAACG TCCCCAGTGGTAATCACAACCCGCAGAGCAAATACGGCAAGAAGCACAAAAAGAAGAGCAAGAAGCACCGCAGAGCGGCAGACGTGGACATCTCCAGCTTGGAGCTGCA GCCTCAGAGTTCCAACAACATAGACGAAGTTCATATCCTCACGCTTCACAGGCATCCTGCTGCAACCAGGACGCCTTCACCTCCACTGCTTCATCTTTCTCAAAGTCCTCCTGACCTTCAGCCTGCTGTGCTATTTTCACCATCCATACCCATACCACTCGTTCCCACCAATCAGGCATCGTCCTACTCAGAAACTTCACCCACATCTGGCTCTCATCCTGTTACTGCACTTTCCTCCTCCATACCCATACCACAAACTAAGCAACCAATACCATCCTCAGGAACTCCACCCTCTCCTGAATTTTATCCCTCTACTCCTCTTTTCCCATCCAGACCCATATTACAGATCCCAGTCAAAAGGCTAAATCCAGTCTCAAAAACTCCACCCATACCTGATCTTCATCCTCCTGCTATAGTCTCCCCATCTATACATACACCCCAAACcccaaccaaacagctgaatgAAGCTTCACAAACTCCACCCATACCTGATCTTCATCCTCCTGCTACAGTCTCCCCATCTATACCTACATCCCAAACcccaaccaaacagctgaatcAAGCCTCAAAAACTCCAC CCATACCTGATCTTCATCCTCCTGCTATAGTCTCCCCATCTACACCTACACCCCAAACcccaaccaaacagctgaatcAAGGCTCAAAAACTCCACCCATACCTGACTTTTTTCCTTCCAGTATGGTCTCTCCATCTATACCCACACCACAAATTTCAGccgaacagctgaatcaacCTTCAGAAACTCCTCTTTCTCTTGACCTTCATCCTGCCGCTCCACTTTTTCCATCCACTCCCACACTACGGGCCACAACCAGACCGCCAACAACCCCATCGGAAACCCCACCCTCTTTAGACCTTCAGCCCACTGCTCCACTCTGCCCATCTATACCTGTACCAAGGATCCCAAGCAAACAGCCGCCACCTTCATCAGAAGCTCCACCCACTTCTGATAGCCCTTCTCTGTGTGTGCTTCCTGATCAGTTCACTATCCCTCCCACACCATCTGTCACCTCAGCCAAAGCCCCCCCATCACAGGCCCTCAGCCCTCCACCGCCCGAATACACTCCACCCCCTCCAGAGCTCCTGGGTTCAGATGATGAGGAACAGGAAGACCCTACTGATTACTGCAGAG GTGGGTATTATCCAGTGAAGATAGGAGACCTGTTCAATGGGCGGTACCATGTTGTCAGGAAGCTGGGCTGGGGACACTTCTCCACCGTCTGGCTGTGCTGGGACCTCCA gaggAAGCGATTCGTGGCCCTCAAGATCGTGAAAAGCGCTCAGCATTACACGGAAACAGCTCTGGATGAGATCAAACTGCTGAAATGC GTGCGAGACAGCGACCCCACTGACCCTAAACGAGAGACTATAGTACAGCTGATTGATGACTTCAAGATATCTGGCATTCACGGTGTTC ACGTTTGCATGGTTCTGGAGGTTCTTGGCCACCAGTTACTGAAATGGATCATCAAGTCCAACTACATGGGCTTGCCCCTGGTCTGCGTGAAGAGCATACTCCGCCAG GTCCTGCAGGGTTTGGATTACCTCCACACCAAATGCAAGATTATCCACACAGACATCAAGCCAGAGAACATCCTACTAGAAGTAGATGAGGTGTACGTCCGGAGGCTGGCCGCCGAGGCCACCATCTGGCAGCAGGCCGGAGCACCACCCCCCTCCGGCTCCTCTG TTAGCACCGCCCCCAGGGAGAAGCAG ACAGGCAAGGTCTCTAAGAACAAGAAGAAGAAGCTGAAACGCAAggaaaagaagcagcagaagctgCTGGAGGAGAGGCTGCTGGACCTTCAGAGGATGGAGGAGCTGGCCAGCACGTCGCCCCCTTGGGGACGGGGGGTCGCACCGCAGGAGGGCACTGAACCCGACAGACAGGATACGCATT TGTCCCCAGGCCCATTGTGTACAGAGAATGGGAACGGGAGCAGCTATGGCAGTGGGCCGGCAGTGGCTCCCAGTAAGGCCAGCCCGGAGTGGCTGTCCTCAGGGGTGGGGGACATGCGCTTTTCCAGCCCCGGCTCCGGCCTGTCCGGCTCCATCCTGTCCCGCACCTCAGAGTCGGCCCTCTCCACACTGTCAGGATACTCCACTGAGAGAGACAGCCATCGCTCACTGCTCTCCCCACACA TGTTTAGTGCAGCGGATTTCCTGGTCAATCCCTTAGAGCCGCAGAACGCGGATAAGATCCGCATCAAGATAGCTGACCTGGGCAACGCTTGCTGGGTG CACAAACATTTCACAGAGGACATCCAGACTCGACAGTACCGTGCACTGGAGGTCTTGATCGGTGCTGAATATGGTCCCCCAGCTGACATCTGGAGTACCGCCTGTATG GCGTTTGAGCTGGCCACCGGGGACTACCTGttcgaacctcactcaggaGAAGAATACACGCGAGATGAAG ATCATATTGCCCACATAGTTGAGTTGCTAGGACCCATTCCACCCCATTTTGCCCTCTCCGGACGATATTCCCGGGAATACTTCAATCGCAGAG GCCACCTGCGGCACATCTCCAGCCTGAAGCCATGGGGTCTCTTTGAGGTGCTGCTGGAGAAATACGAGTGGCCCCTGGAGCAGGCGGCCCAGTTCAGTGACTTCCTCCTCACCATGCTGGACTTCATCCCCGAGAAGCGGGCCACTGCTGCCCAGTGCCTGCGGCACCCCTGGCTCAGCTCTTAG